The genomic stretch CTTTAAAATCCTGATCAAGTCCTGCAGCAATGACTCGTCTTCCCTCATCAGCAAGCTTTGTGCATATATCCACTATCTTTTTATCGAAGAACTGCACTTCATCTATTGCGATGACCAATGCATCATCCTCAAGATACTTAAGTATATCATCAGCCTCTGAGATTTTTATTGCCTCAATCTTAATACCGTTATGGGATACTACATGGTCAATTTCATAACGGTCATCTATGGAATGCTTGAAGACCTGCACCTTCTGTCTTGCTATCTTTGCTCTGTTTATCCTTCTTATAAGCTCCTCGCTCTTACCACTGAACATTGGCCCTACAATTACTTCAATCCATCCATGATCCTTCGGTCCGTACATAAACATAAGTCAACCCCCATATGTAATATAGTTTACTTATATTCTACCATTTAGTCCAAAGCCTGTTAATATCTTTTTAATATATTTGTCGAAATTACTGGAGACACAAAAAAATAATAGAGGTTAAAGATATCTTTAACCTCTATGAATTATTCTTCTTTGTTTTCTTCTTTGTTTTCTACTTTATCCAAGTTGAATCTCTTCTTGAATCTGTCAACACGTCCGCCTGTATCTATGAGTTTCTGCTTTCCTGTAAAGAAAGGATGACACTTGGAACAAATTTCCACTTTGATTTCCTTTTTTACTGAACCTGTCTCAAATGTTTCTCCACAAGCA from Clostridia bacterium encodes the following:
- a CDS encoding thymidine kinase, with translation MYGPKDHGWIEVIVGPMFSGKSEELIRRINRAKIARQKVQVFKHSIDDRYEIDHVVSHNGIKIEAIKISEADDILKYLEDDALVIAIDEVQFFDKKIVDICTKLADEGRRVIAAGLDQDFKGEPFGPTPELMSAAEFVDKIQAICITCGNPATRTQRLIDGRPANYNDPIILVGAKESYEARCRKCHEVPGKR
- the rpmE gene encoding 50S ribosomal protein L31 → ACGETFETGSVKKEIKVEICSKCHPFFTGKQKLIDTGGRVDRFKKRFNLDKVENKEENKEE